The Pantoea vagans genome includes a window with the following:
- a CDS encoding YoaK family small membrane protein, whose amino-acid sequence MKIGLLFPIAIIIAGVSFLAWFIASGAAMPGS is encoded by the coding sequence ATGAAAATCGGACTACTTTTCCCCATTGCCATCATCATTGCTGGCGTCAGTTTCCTTGCCTGGTTTATCGCCAGTGGCGCCGCGATGCCCGGTTCCTGA